The stretch of DNA AACCAAATACTTTATTTGACCGTTGTTCTTCTTGACAATCTAATCACATCACCATAAGATTTTCTTTATGAAGGAAAATTAGTATTAACTTAACTATTAACAAAGTTCCaccttttatataaatatatatatatatttatctatatatatatacctgctTTCCCATTAGTCCATTGGCAGCATTCTCTAACCAACTATCAGTTTCTACCTGCAACATTAAAGTGTGAAAATTTTGTCATATTTGGCACAAGAACTTGTTAAATAATATGAAATGGGACGTTCATTCATATCTTCTTGATTCTTATTCAAGGACTAGTAGAGAGTCTAACTAGTAGCAAGATCACTCCTATAAATTTAACTGATGAAATGCTTTAtacttatttgttgtgattcaatCACGAACAGCTTCAACAAAGTTCACACAAACAAACCTAACTTCAAACAGTCTTAGAGTAGTGATAAGAACAATGCaagaaaataagagagataACACAAGGAATTTAACGAGTTCGAGCTATGAGCAATGTTCTACATCTCGGTTGAGCAACATCCATAACAGTTACAGAGAATTACAGGACGCTCTAACTCAAGAATACTAAAATGAGCTTCAAGACTAACTTCTCTCACTAGTGTTTAGAACTTCCATTCAATCTCTCTCTGTTTTACAATGTGAATTAGATAAGTATACAAGGGACAAAGAAAGCTATTTATAGGATACTAGGCATCTCGAGTCCTACCTGAAAATAAATAACCCAATCCCGAGCTTAATTAAATTCACCAGCTGGCAACTAACTTAACTAAGAGAATAATAACTTGTAACCAATTACCACATTATTGCTTTATCTGTTACATAGTTTTACAATTATTCATTATACTTCTCTTCATAACTTACAACAAAGTGAATGCCGATAGAGATTTGAGGGAGAAGTTCTTCAATTTCTTAACCATTCAGCTATTAATCCTAATTAGTACATCACTGTCTCATTGATGTATATTTGAATCAACATTAGCTTCTATGATGAATCCAAAATCAGCTTGAAATTACCTGTGAACTCCATAACATTTGCCATTCTCCCTCTTGAAGCTCAATTTCACCAATACCCTTTTCCTTATACGTCGAGATAAGCTCGTCGATTGCCTGCACAAGCATATTTATTACTCAGATTATGATGATGATAATTTAGCAAATTACCATTCTTTACCACAACTAGAAAAAAGCTTACTTAGCAGCAAAATCACCTCTAAAACTCCCTTATCTGTAGATATAGCAGAGAGCAACTTTTGCCTGATTTCTGTCTTCTTTTGTAACACAAATGTGGTTCCCTGCACTACAGAGATATGTTCATAGAGTCTAAGCTTCTCCGAATTTGAGATTCGATCAAATTATGAGAGAAATGGCTTCCATTTTTACCTTGTTTCCTCTTGAGATACGAAGGTTCCCAGATGGTGAAAGATATGTGGTATCTAACCATCCCTTCGCTTCATCTCCTAGAAGTCTAAATGGGACTGGATAAGGAAATTTAAATGGCaaaaacttaaaagaaaaagctgctCTGTCAAACTGAAAAAGTATTCTTTTTCCATCTTTGATAGAAGCTATTGCCtgtaaaattagaataaaagtATCAACAGTCTTAATTAACAAGAATTATGAAAGATTGAGAAAAAGATTTAGACATTTAAATACCTCTACTTTGAGCTCACCAATGAAGTCAGAGAACTTTACAATGTTGGAGACACGAGGGTCATTCGATCGAAGGTATACCTCTTGAATTACGCTAAAGAAATCGACCCCAACAAATGTTCTCTACAATTATGCACAAAACTTCATGATCACTGTAGCATAATAACATTATTGGGGAATTTGCACCAAATAATCTTAAGTAGTTCATTTGTTACACTTAAATTCCTATGTAATTTTTTTGCAGCAGAATTTCCTATGTATTTCATCTTAATTACACATTTGGTTGTAACAACAAAGGGACAAACATTATAACAAaacaattacaaaaaatttacaTAGAGATTTAAGTGCAATAAAATGACTATATAAGGATTTTTACCaccaaaaaatatacataaaaatttaagtgcaacaaTGTGAACAATACAAAATTCAAAACccacatttttacaaaatactcaAAACAAAGCTGTTAAAATTTGCCAAACAGGGCTGTATGCTTCAACAATTTATattgttcatacaaaaatattcaATCGTACTTGGATTGGAGAGGCAGTCCCAGGTCTTGTGGTGAACATCAATTGCCAGCGTCCTTCAATCAAATCAGAGCTTGTCTGCAATTGCATTTATCATTAACCACATAACAATGTATGTATTACAAATAACTACACATAAATTTATTATACACATAATTGCAGAGtcgtatatgtatatacatatataaaaaagagtTAAAAATAACGAACCGGATCAGGCACACCTTTTAGATCTTCTAAAACCTTCACTGCTCGCTCCACATCCTACAGAATCAATCCATAAGTATCATGCCAAtgctgtatatatatacatacacatagacatatatatatatatgtaaatgtatAAGAATTAGAAGAAAATTATATGATGTATACAGTGAGTTGTTGAGGAGAAGCAGAGCGGCCTCGTCCTTGGGTTCCAACTAGAGCTTCAATTAGCGAATTCTCTTCTTGAGTAAACGAAACCTGATCTTGTTCATCCACCAAAGCAAATCGACGAGTCTGAATCAGCTTATTCCTCCGGCGACCGATTGCTCCGATCATCACGACCGATGAACATTTCTCCAAGCAGGTGAGATTTGAGAATCCAGTAATCGGAGTTGGTGGTGGTGGTAGTAGCAGTGTGGATGG from Cannabis sativa cultivar Pink pepper isolate KNU-18-1 chromosome 2, ASM2916894v1, whole genome shotgun sequence encodes:
- the LOC115718410 gene encoding probable plastid-lipid-associated protein 12, chloroplastic, which encodes MALLCRASAPSTLLLPPPPTPITGFSNLTCLEKCSSVVMIGAIGRRRNKLIQTRRFALVDEQDQVSFTQEENSLIEALVGTQGRGRSASPQQLTDVERAVKVLEDLKGVPDPTSSDLIEGRWQLMFTTRPGTASPIQRTFVGVDFFSVIQEVYLRSNDPRVSNIVKFSDFIGELKVEAIASIKDGKRILFQFDRAAFSFKFLPFKFPYPVPFRLLGDEAKGWLDTTYLSPSGNLRISRGNKGTTFVLQKKTEIRQKLLSAISTDKGVLEAIDELISTYKEKGIGEIELQEGEWQMLWSSQVETDSWLENAANGLMGKQIVKKNNGQIKYLVDILLGLKFSMVGTFVKSDTNTYDVTMDDAAIVAGGFGYPLELGSKFVLELLYSDDKIRITRGYNKIVFVHLRTDGTNQK